The sequence below is a genomic window from candidate division WOR-3 bacterium.
TGCCAGGACAGACATTTCCAGATACTCCCATTTGTAGATCCGAGGTTGTCACAAGAAAACCCTGAAGAAGAAGACGAAATCAAAATGATAGAAGAGATGCGACAAAAAAATTTCGGTTTTGTGAAAATTGAGATTTTACCCGGAAACATCGGATATCTCAAATTCGACGAATTTGTAAATGCGAGGTATGCAGGTCAAACTGCCGTTGCGGCTATGAATTTTCTTTCAAACACCGATGCACTGATTCTCGATCTCAGGGACAACGGAGGCGGTGAAGCGAGCATGATTCAGCTCCTGGCCAGCTATTTCTTCGATATACCAAAGAACATAAATGATTTTTACTACAGAATCGACGATGTCTATGAGCAGTCATGGACATATTCATTCGTGCCGGGGAGTAAAATGACAGAAACACCGGTTTACATATTAACGAGCAGTTACACATTTTCAGCTGCTGAAGAATTCACATACGATCTTCAAAAACTCGAAAGGGCATCAATCGTCGGAGACACCACGGGGGGTGGGGCTCATCCCATAACCGCAAAATCATGGGATAATTTCGGAATAACGATTGTATGCCCTTTCGCCAGAGCTTGCAATCCGGTCTCTGGAGACAATTGGGAGGGAGTGGGAATTATTCCGGACTACCCCGTCGAATCACGAATTGCTCTTGAAACCGCACAGCTTATCGCTTTAAATGAAATGCTAAAAAAAAACGAAGATCCGGAGAGAGAAAAGGAGACCGCATGGCTTGTTGAATACTATGACGGTCTTCTCAATCCAGTGTTTCTTTCAGAAACCGAACTTGAGAAATACGAGGGTATTTATGAACCAAGAAAAATATACTTGGAAAATGGAGCCCTTTATTACGTA
It includes:
- a CDS encoding S41 family peptidase: MKVLFLALIFLALHFDLVSQNFIMQDRAIDATEKEKILDSITGYLAETYVYEEVAEKMNDLVMSNLHNGLYDHISGLNEYVQTLNEDLFSVCQDRHFQILPFVDPRLSQENPEEEDEIKMIEEMRQKNFGFVKIEILPGNIGYLKFDEFVNARYAGQTAVAAMNFLSNTDALILDLRDNGGGEASMIQLLASYFFDIPKNINDFYYRIDDVYEQSWTYSFVPGSKMTETPVYILTSSYTFSAAEEFTYDLQKLERASIVGDTTGGGAHPITAKSWDNFGITIVCPFARACNPVSGDNWEGVGIIPDYPVESRIALETAQLIALNEMLKKNEDPEREKETAWLVEYYDGLLNPVFLSETELEKYEGIYEPRKIYLENGALYYVRQGRTPYQMVYIGDDTFLIKDLTALRIKFEKDEFGSCSALIALYQGGRSETNPRSLR